From Melanotaenia boesemani isolate fMelBoe1 chromosome 12, fMelBoe1.pri, whole genome shotgun sequence, a single genomic window includes:
- the cnga4 gene encoding cyclic nucleotide-gated cation channel alpha-4 produces MMIVPIVYNWVIIILRVSFTAIALNYLTVWLTLDYLSDLMYTVDIIITLHSGYLDQGILIKDLGRLRKRYLCSKHFLLDLASLLPTDFLYFAFGIKTLVRINRLLRIPRLNEALDRMETRTSYPNMFRITKLMIYIFVIIHWNACLYFALSDYIGFGNDSWVYPNITDPIFGSVHRQYFYCFWFSAQILTTIGDTSLPCREEEYLFMIADMLIAVLVFASVVGNVGNIVTSIRDRDNVFFPNHELVKAYLQSHHISKELRQRIDNWYQHVHINKKIMRENEILQQLPLHMRTEIAVSVHLPTLSKVTIFQNCDKSLLEELVLKLTSQVFSPGEYVCRKGDVGHEMYIIREGKLAVVADDGVTEFAVLNAGNFFGEISILNIKGNKSGNRRTANIRSIGYSDLFSLSKEDLTDVLSEFPAAKCHLEEKGRQILTKMGMLEENAAAEEVEAEKIETRISRLESNLEDLQTKLARLMVELESSNRKMQARVERLELEVAALESQLPEHGQDREREEGRGEGVGREVEWEREEAEGEEEEHSDINAETQGQEGDRDDVTKKGDGESTKSTKEEIEIVVEGDKSGLGESDNQKDQKDDDGEKCREKGDDRPGKGDGAEIESRNRNVEKSGERESEEWVEKAEEDK; encoded by the exons ATGATGATAGTACCCATTGTTTACAACTGGGTGATCATCATTTTGAG GGTGTCTTTCACTGCCATCGCACTGAACTACCTTACTGTGTGGCTGACACTGGACTATCTGTCAGACCTGATGTACACTGTAGATATAATAATCACTCTTCATTCTG GTTACTTGGATCAAGGCATCCTGATCAAGGACCTAGGACGGTTAAGGAAGCGTTACTTGTGCTCTAAGCATTTTCTGTTGGACTTAGCTTCCCTGCTGCCAACTGATTTCCTCTACTTTGCCTTTGGCATTAAAACTCTGGTGAGGATCAACCGCCTTCTGCGTATCCCACGACTCAACGAGGCCCTAGATCGCATGGAGACAAGAACTTCCTACCCCAACATGTTCCGCATCACAAAGCTAATGATCTACATCTTTGTGATCATCCATTGGAATGCCTGTTTATACTTTGCGCTGTCTGATTACATTGGCTTTGGGAATGATAGTTGGGTCTACCCCAATATCACAGACCCCATATTTGGCTCAGTGCATCGACAGTACTTTTACTGCTTTTGGTTCTCTGCCCAGATTTTAACAACAATAGGAGACACCTCCCTGCCATGCAGAGAAGAGGAGTACCTGTTCATGATTGCTGACATGCTCATTGCTGTGCTGGTGTTTGCATCAGTTGTTGGTAATGTTGGCAACATCGTCACAAGCATAAGGGACCGTGACAACGTCTTCTTTCCTAACCATGAGCTG gTGAAAGCATACCTGCAAAGCCACCATATAAGCAAGGAGCTTCGTCAGCGAATCGACAACTGGTATCAACATGTTCACATCAACAAGAAAATCATGCGAGAGAATGAaattctgcagcagctgcctttACACATGAGGACGGAGATTGCTGTCAGTGTTCACCTTCCCACACTCTCTAAAGTCACTATCTTCCAAAACTGTGACAAGAGTCTGCTGGAAGAGCTGGTTCTTAAACTTACATCTCAG GTGTTCAGCCCTGGAGAGTATGTCTGCAGGAAGGGAGATGTGGGCCATGAAATGTACATCATCAGAGAGGGAAAGCTTGCAGTCGTAGCAGATGATGGGGTAACAGAATTTGCCGTGCTGAATGCAGGGAATTTCTTTGGAGAAATTAGCATCCTCAACATCAAAG gTAACAAGTCAGGCAATCGTCGCACTGCTAACATCCGGAGCATTGGCTACTCTGACCTGTTCAGCTTGTCCAAAGAAGACCTGACAGATGTGCTATCTGAGTTTCCTGCTGCCAAATGTCACCTGGAGGAGAAAGGCCGACAGATCCTCACCAAGATGGGCATGCTGGAGGAGAATGCAGCGGCAGAGGAAGTGGAGGCAGAGAAGATTGAAACCAGGATAAGCAGACTGGAGAGTAACTTGGAAGACCTGCAAACAAAACTTGCTCGACTTATGGTGGAATTAGAATCAAGCAACCGGAAGATGCAGGCCAGGGTGGAGCGGCTAGAGCTGGAAGTTGCAGCGTTGGAGAGTCAGCTGCCAGAGCATGGGCAAGACAGAGAAAGGGAAGAGGGACGGGGAGAGGGTGTGGGCAGGGAGGTTGAATGGGagagagaagaagcagaaggagaagaggaggaacatTCAGATATAAATGCAGAAACACAGGGACAGGAAGGAGATAGGGATGATGTGACCAAAAAGGGGGATGGTGAAAGCACTAAAAGCACAAAGGAAGAGATTGAAATAGTGGTGGAAGGAGATAAATCTGGTCTGGGGGAGTCAGATAATCAGAAAGATCAGAAAGACGATGATGGAGAGAAGTGCAGAGAGAAAGGAGATGATAGACCTGGGAAAGGCGATGGAGCTGAGATTGAGTCTCGAAATAGAAATGTAGAGAAAAGTGGTGAGAGAGAATCTGAAGAGTGGGTAGAAAAGGCTGAAgaagacaaatga